The following are encoded in a window of Haloprofundus salilacus genomic DNA:
- a CDS encoding RtcB family protein, translating to MPIEVNGEYTTARVMVDDESLVEDGCLEQIRTLVDHPAFTEPVRVMPDTHWGSGAPIGFTMPLAERVVPNIVGVDIGCGMCVTNLGDELPLSDPERERRVRDAVPMGREVHDYDDAPHLVDEFPFDRTNKQFERFDAAYRDQFGEPVDPVEFEFDGYDGAYFESLCQRVLADRRPSMGHIIQSAGTLGGGNHFVEFARARESGDYWLVIHSGSRYLGLAVAQYWQGRASDYRAADAIRESIREGDERFLKFDPETVGDADLFEWVTGGKGESHIRRERVREAFDGSNIEDAFDRLSAIRPPTNEDRQQSELDWLEGREAHGYFVDMLFAQQYARWNRELMSDAVCDALGVDPVDRFQSTHNFIDFRDLTIRKGATPAREGQRLVVPFNMADGSILARGKGNEAYHSTAPHGAGRVMSRTAAFESLSLNAFDEAMDGIYSESVVESVLDEAPMAYKPAEAIADALEPTAEIVDRLDVVHNLKAK from the coding sequence ATGCCGATAGAGGTGAACGGGGAGTACACGACCGCCCGCGTGATGGTTGACGACGAGAGCCTGGTCGAAGACGGCTGCTTGGAGCAGATACGGACGCTCGTCGATCACCCGGCGTTCACCGAACCCGTGCGCGTCATGCCTGACACCCACTGGGGGTCCGGCGCGCCTATCGGATTCACGATGCCGCTGGCCGAGCGAGTGGTCCCGAACATCGTCGGCGTCGACATCGGTTGCGGGATGTGCGTGACGAACCTCGGCGATGAACTTCCGCTTTCGGACCCGGAGCGCGAGAGGCGCGTCCGCGACGCCGTCCCGATGGGCCGGGAGGTCCACGACTACGACGACGCGCCGCATCTCGTCGACGAGTTCCCGTTCGACCGGACGAACAAGCAGTTCGAGCGGTTCGACGCCGCCTACCGCGACCAGTTCGGCGAACCCGTCGACCCTGTCGAATTCGAGTTCGACGGCTACGACGGGGCGTACTTCGAGTCGCTCTGTCAGCGCGTCCTCGCGGACCGTCGTCCGTCGATGGGACACATCATCCAGAGCGCTGGAACGCTTGGCGGCGGCAACCACTTCGTCGAGTTCGCCCGCGCGCGCGAGTCCGGCGACTACTGGTTGGTCATCCACAGCGGCTCCCGGTACCTCGGACTCGCAGTCGCGCAGTACTGGCAGGGGCGAGCGTCGGACTACCGCGCCGCCGACGCGATTCGCGAGTCGATTCGGGAGGGCGACGAACGGTTCCTGAAGTTCGATCCCGAGACGGTCGGCGACGCGGACCTCTTCGAGTGGGTCACCGGCGGTAAGGGCGAGTCCCACATCCGCAGAGAGCGCGTCCGCGAAGCGTTCGACGGGAGCAACATCGAAGACGCCTTCGACAGGCTCTCCGCCATCCGACCGCCGACCAACGAAGACCGACAGCAGTCCGAACTCGACTGGCTCGAAGGCAGGGAAGCTCACGGCTACTTCGTCGACATGCTGTTCGCCCAGCAGTACGCCCGCTGGAACCGAGAGCTGATGAGCGACGCCGTCTGCGACGCGCTCGGCGTCGACCCGGTCGACCGGTTCCAGTCGACGCACAATTTCATCGACTTTCGCGACCTGACGATTCGGAAGGGTGCGACGCCGGCGCGGGAGGGGCAGCGACTGGTCGTCCCGTTCAACATGGCCGACGGGTCGATACTCGCCCGCGGGAAGGGGAACGAGGCGTACCACTCGACGGCCCCCCACGGCGCGGGTCGCGTGATGAGTCGGACCGCCGCGTTCGAGTCGCTCTCGCTCAACGCGTTCGACGAGGCGATGGACGGCATCTACTCGGAGTCCGTCGTCGAGTCGGTGCTCGACGAAGCGCCGATGGCGTACAAACCCGCCGAGGCCATCGCCGACGCCCTCGAACCTACCGCCGAGATCGTCGACCGGTTGGACGTCGTCCACAACCTCAAGGCGAAGTAA
- a CDS encoding ribbon-helix-helix domain-containing protein: protein MSRVELTLPDDLSDRIDMLVEQGEFLTRQKAMEELLSMGISTYDTVDDEDPKMEEGLFNQAVTDQQDPAIRDEGSDDYAL from the coding sequence ATGTCCAGAGTCGAACTGACGCTGCCCGACGACCTCTCGGACCGAATCGACATGCTCGTCGAACAGGGCGAGTTCCTGACCCGCCAGAAAGCCATGGAAGAACTGCTCTCGATGGGTATCTCGACGTACGACACTGTCGACGACGAGGACCCAAAGATGGAGGAAGGGCTGTTCAACCAGGCCGTTACCGACCAGCAGGACCCCGCAATACGCGACGAGGGCAGCGACGACTACGCGTTGTAA
- a CDS encoding RNA-guided endonuclease InsQ/TnpB family protein → MDVRRTAVMKLSVSDEQRDALHRTADQYLYCANRTANYCWSDTSYAECKTNKRQVRDTLYAELRAETELQAQLVQASIRRAVEAIKGVVERWKKGRRVSCPTFTAETMDYDTRSATFYRRKASLATVEGRVECPFVLPADSPTPYERYVLSEDYEFRESTLRYDTATDEFYLNISTRRINGDNAEVPADTWHPDQTVLGIDLGVNSLAVTSTGRFWQGDDYDHWCREFEKRRGEIQQRGTQAAHNALLRLGKRDEAWRKQYIHTVANEIVTEAAEHDCNVIAFEDLTDIRERLPHAQWHHIWAFRRLFEYVSYKAPEQGISVEQVAPNHTSQRCSRTDCGFTHDDNRHGEQFCCVKCGYTVNADYNAAKNIGLRYARKRIHRLRSSPKPGDGDAEVDLRVNGGTLNGESHQPVTGD, encoded by the coding sequence ATGGATGTGCGTCGAACCGCCGTCATGAAACTCTCTGTTTCTGACGAGCAACGCGACGCACTCCACCGAACTGCCGATCAATATCTGTACTGTGCGAACCGAACCGCTAACTACTGTTGGTCCGACACCTCATACGCTGAGTGTAAGACCAACAAACGGCAGGTTCGAGACACACTCTACGCCGAACTTCGAGCCGAGACGGAGTTGCAGGCGCAACTTGTCCAAGCATCGATACGTCGTGCCGTCGAAGCTATCAAAGGTGTTGTCGAACGATGGAAGAAGGGACGGCGCGTCTCCTGTCCGACGTTCACCGCCGAAACGATGGACTACGACACGCGAAGCGCGACCTTCTACCGACGCAAAGCGTCATTGGCGACAGTTGAGGGCCGAGTCGAATGTCCGTTCGTTCTCCCCGCAGACAGTCCGACTCCCTACGAGCGGTACGTACTCTCCGAGGACTACGAGTTCCGCGAGAGTACGCTCCGGTACGACACGGCAACAGACGAGTTCTACCTCAACATCTCGACACGGCGGATTAACGGTGACAACGCGGAGGTTCCAGCAGATACCTGGCACCCCGACCAAACGGTCCTCGGTATCGACCTCGGCGTCAACAGTCTCGCCGTCACTTCCACCGGGCGCTTCTGGCAGGGAGACGACTACGACCACTGGTGCCGTGAGTTCGAGAAGCGACGTGGCGAGATACAACAGCGTGGCACGCAAGCTGCTCACAACGCCCTGCTCCGACTCGGCAAGCGCGATGAAGCGTGGCGGAAACAGTACATCCACACGGTCGCCAACGAAATCGTCACGGAAGCCGCCGAACACGACTGCAACGTTATCGCGTTCGAGGACTTGACCGATATTCGAGAACGGCTTCCGCATGCGCAGTGGCATCACATATGGGCGTTCCGACGCCTGTTCGAGTACGTCTCCTACAAGGCCCCCGAACAGGGTATTTCCGTAGAGCAAGTCGCGCCGAACCACACGTCCCAACGCTGTTCTCGGACGGACTGTGGGTTCACGCACGACGATAATCGCCACGGCGAACAGTTCTGTTGTGTGAAGTGCGGGTACACAGTGAACGCGGACTACAACGCCGCGAAGAACATCGGGCTACGTTACGCCCGAAAACGGATACACAGACTCCGTTCCTCGCCCAAGCCGGGGGACGGAGACGCAGAAGTAGACCTGCGTGTGAATGGTGGGACGTTGAACGGCGAGAGTCACCAGCCTGTTACTGGAGACTAA
- a CDS encoding halocyanin domain-containing protein: MDPKSPRSRPDDAATRSTRRRFLALTTTATAGVTLSGCLGMTTESSNGSGGSDSSNDSSGSIGSNASDGGDLETAADVDEWMADALNYDGVVDETGTDEVTVTVGADAASGPYAYDPAAVRVSRGTTVVWKWVAASGAHNVVDEGGAFESELYSRGNATFEYTADEPGTYLYFCTPHRGLGMKGALVVEES; the protein is encoded by the coding sequence ATGGACCCGAAGTCACCGCGGTCCCGTCCTGACGACGCGGCGACGCGGTCGACGCGCCGCAGATTTCTCGCACTCACCACGACGGCTACGGCGGGTGTGACGCTCTCGGGTTGTCTCGGGATGACGACGGAGTCGTCGAACGGTTCCGGCGGTTCGGACAGCTCGAACGACTCATCCGGTTCGATTGGTTCGAACGCCTCGGACGGCGGCGACTTGGAGACCGCCGCCGACGTCGACGAGTGGATGGCGGACGCGCTCAACTACGACGGCGTCGTCGACGAGACGGGAACCGACGAGGTCACCGTCACGGTCGGTGCGGACGCCGCCAGCGGCCCGTACGCGTACGACCCCGCGGCAGTCCGCGTCTCGCGGGGGACGACCGTCGTCTGGAAGTGGGTCGCCGCGAGCGGCGCGCACAACGTCGTCGACGAAGGCGGAGCGTTCGAGAGTGAACTCTACTCGCGAGGCAACGCGACGTTCGAGTACACCGCCGACGAACCGGGGACGTACTTGTACTTCTGTACGCCGCACCGCGGACTGGGAATGAAGGGCGCGCTCGTCGTCGAAGAGTCGTAA
- a CDS encoding diacylglycerol/lipid kinase family protein — protein MNENGHRSARSQNGEPPRLIGEEGHRRLVMNPTSGGGAHRERLLELADEYGYEVVETAETGHATELAKTAVADDIRRLAVAGGDGTLHEVVKGLVEADALDDVTLGIVPVGTANIFARNVGVDDAESGFNLLENGERRRIDLGMADGEPFVVSAIAGLTAETSAATGAELKERLGSLAFFYTGIKKTMEFESLQLEVKTISQGEETTWNGEALCVLVGNVRQFAKKGGQANAEDGLFDIVIVEEMPPQSAVTEAAAHRMLGKDTEHVVHLQASQLTVEGLNSETIAFSLDGEVSSHDRLVLHTVPRRLSVAVGPTYEADPA, from the coding sequence GTGAACGAGAACGGCCACCGGTCGGCACGCAGCCAGAACGGCGAGCCACCGCGGCTCATCGGGGAGGAAGGTCACCGGAGACTCGTGATGAATCCGACGAGCGGCGGCGGTGCCCACCGAGAGCGACTGCTGGAGTTGGCTGACGAGTACGGCTACGAGGTCGTCGAGACGGCCGAGACGGGACACGCGACCGAACTGGCGAAGACGGCCGTAGCCGACGATATCCGGCGACTCGCCGTCGCGGGCGGCGACGGAACGCTCCACGAAGTCGTCAAGGGACTCGTCGAGGCGGACGCGCTCGACGACGTGACGCTCGGAATCGTCCCCGTGGGAACGGCGAACATCTTCGCGAGAAACGTCGGCGTCGACGACGCCGAATCCGGGTTCAACCTGCTCGAGAACGGCGAGAGACGGCGAATCGACCTCGGAATGGCCGACGGCGAACCGTTCGTCGTCTCCGCTATTGCCGGATTGACCGCCGAGACCAGCGCGGCGACGGGCGCAGAGTTGAAGGAGCGCCTCGGGTCGCTTGCGTTTTTCTACACCGGCATCAAGAAGACGATGGAGTTCGAGAGCCTCCAGCTGGAAGTCAAGACGATCTCACAGGGCGAGGAGACGACGTGGAACGGAGAAGCGCTGTGCGTGCTCGTCGGCAACGTCCGACAGTTCGCCAAGAAAGGTGGACAGGCCAACGCCGAGGACGGACTGTTCGACATCGTCATCGTCGAGGAGATGCCGCCGCAGAGCGCCGTCACCGAGGCCGCCGCCCATCGGATGCTCGGTAAGGATACCGAACACGTCGTCCACCTTCAGGCGAGTCAGTTGACCGTCGAGGGGTTAAATAGCGAGACCATTGCGTTCAGTCTCGACGGCGAGGTGAGTAGCCACGACCGACTCGTTCTTCACACGGTGCCCCGGAGGCTGTCGGTCGCCGTCGGTCCGACCTACGAGGCAGACCCCGCCTGA
- a CDS encoding PadR family transcriptional regulator yields MNDLSGFQRDLLWVIAGQEQPSGQEVKNELEEYVEGEINHGRLYPNLDTLVNKSYVEKGPIDRRTNYYAITEKGRESLRERREWEGQYVSLD; encoded by the coding sequence ATGAACGACCTCAGCGGCTTTCAACGCGACCTGCTGTGGGTAATCGCTGGTCAGGAACAGCCGTCCGGCCAGGAAGTCAAAAACGAGTTGGAAGAGTACGTCGAAGGCGAGATCAACCACGGTCGTCTCTACCCGAACCTCGACACGCTCGTCAACAAGTCCTACGTGGAGAAAGGGCCGATAGACCGCCGGACGAACTACTACGCTATCACCGAGAAGGGACGAGAGAGCCTCCGCGAGCGACGTGAGTGGGAAGGTCAGTACGTCTCGCTCGATTGA
- a CDS encoding MFS transporter has translation MSFSSLRTLPREALVVLSLVSGSHVVNHMHLVLFPPILGVLATEFDVTIATLGFAMGAQAFINTAFQLPFGYLSDTYDRTLTLGLCLVLGGIGALVLAAAPTFEWLLVGQILLGVGVAGHHPAHYPLLSDATTEANRGRVFSVHGFAGNIGFAAPPVVIVAVSSLDGLNWRHAFALIGAVGLLYAVLAVVVSLRYVPASVRRPNGPERPDERSQTPSLSSRLRAGTRALLDSPTILALGLLALVASTAMWGITSFVVTLLEQGYGVESSTASLTLSVMFGVGAVFMLVGGDLSDRFAPAPLIVGSYALVAVFVLLLASFVLPPSAAIVTAVVAGSVGSLSTPARDKLADVLSARADLGRNFAVVTIGIMVGSTVAPPLFGVLIETFDFRVAFASIAVVALGVVGLIVAIVARWGDEYGIGEVTVSGD, from the coding sequence GTGTCGTTCAGTTCGCTGCGGACGCTCCCCCGAGAGGCACTCGTCGTGCTGAGCCTCGTGAGCGGGTCGCACGTCGTCAACCACATGCATCTTGTTCTCTTCCCGCCGATTCTCGGCGTGTTGGCGACGGAGTTCGACGTGACGATCGCGACGCTCGGCTTCGCGATGGGAGCGCAGGCGTTCATCAACACGGCGTTCCAACTCCCGTTCGGCTATCTCTCCGACACGTACGACCGGACACTCACGCTCGGTCTCTGCCTCGTTCTCGGAGGCATCGGCGCACTCGTCCTCGCGGCCGCGCCGACGTTCGAGTGGCTTCTCGTCGGCCAGATACTCCTCGGCGTTGGCGTCGCCGGTCACCACCCGGCACATTACCCGCTTCTCTCGGACGCGACGACCGAGGCGAACCGCGGGCGGGTGTTCAGCGTCCACGGCTTCGCGGGAAACATCGGGTTCGCCGCGCCGCCCGTCGTCATCGTCGCCGTCTCCTCGCTCGACGGGCTAAACTGGCGCCACGCGTTCGCTCTCATCGGGGCAGTCGGTCTCCTGTACGCCGTCCTCGCGGTGGTCGTCTCGCTTCGATACGTCCCCGCGTCGGTTCGTCGACCGAACGGGCCGGAGCGCCCCGACGAGAGGTCGCAGACTCCGTCGCTCTCGAGCCGACTCCGCGCCGGCACGCGGGCGTTGCTCGACTCGCCGACGATTCTCGCGCTCGGTCTGCTGGCGCTGGTCGCCTCGACGGCGATGTGGGGCATTACCTCGTTCGTCGTCACGCTCCTCGAACAGGGGTACGGCGTCGAGTCGTCGACGGCGAGCCTCACGCTCTCGGTGATGTTCGGCGTCGGCGCGGTGTTCATGCTCGTCGGCGGCGACCTCTCGGACCGGTTCGCGCCAGCGCCGCTCATCGTCGGCAGTTACGCGCTCGTCGCCGTGTTCGTCCTCCTGCTCGCGTCGTTCGTTCTGCCGCCGTCAGCGGCTATCGTCACCGCCGTCGTCGCCGGGAGCGTCGGGAGTCTGAGCACACCCGCCCGCGACAAACTGGCTGACGTCCTCTCGGCCCGCGCCGACCTCGGACGAAACTTCGCCGTCGTCACCATTGGTATCATGGTCGGTAGCACCGTCGCGCCGCCGCTTTTCGGCGTGCTCATCGAGACGTTCGACTTCCGAGTCGCGTTCGCCTCTATCGCCGTCGTCGCCCTCGGCGTCGTCGGTCTCATCGTCGCTATCGTCGCACGGTGGGGCGACGAGTACGGCATCGGAGAGGTGACGGTCTCGGGCGACTGA